Below is a genomic region from Hevea brasiliensis isolate MT/VB/25A 57/8 chromosome 3, ASM3005281v1, whole genome shotgun sequence.
CTCAAAGACTCCGACCCTCCCAGTACTCCGTCAGGCAGGAGATGATGCAATGAAGGTGGTTAGAGAAGAACAGTTATTGCAGGATGATTGTGGACGTGAAAGGCTCAAGAGACATAGGATTGAGGCTGCAGGTAGAGTTTGGATCCCTGATATTTGGGGTCATGAGGAGCTTTTGAAGGATTGGATTGATTGTTCTGTGTTCGAAGCTTCTTTAATGCCTAACAGGATTATGTCCGCTCGTGCAGCTTTGGTTgaacaaggaagaagaagagcttCCTGCACTCCTGGAAGATTAAGAATAGAAAACAGGTGTTGATCCATTATTGGGGGGGGAGGGAGGTGGGGGGTGTTTTAGGGGTGGGGGCTTGGGGCGGCGGTGATATGGTTATTTAATTATTCCCTGATTATTATGAAATTCGATTACTTTGTTTCTAAGAATGAGATTTTCGAATCAACAGATGAATTGAGTTTACTAAAATCTGTAATAGATGGAACGAATTCTGTCCACTCCACCTGAGCTTGGTTTTGAGATGTGGACCATGTGGACCTGAACTTGATTAGATATTGAACCGGAGCCCCAAAAAAGCAGCCTCCACAGCTGCTGCTTCTATTTCAGGTTTGGTATTATACAATTGAatgtaataataaaattaaatttcaatattttttttattgaattttcgtTGTGATTATAATTCATCAGATTCAATTATACTACCAGATAAAATTACATCCCCTATCAGAAAACCAGCCCAAGAACCATATCGATCTAATCTGAATAGGAAGTCCATGAATCTGAACCAATCCAATTCAGCTCAAATCAAATCagcattaaaaagaaaaaaaaatcaattgatttGATTAGAGTCAaactaaattccaaaaattttacaATCAGGCCTCAATTCCATGGTTTCGGAGATGGAACCGGACTGACCCAACCAGgactgaaattttgatttggagaATGTTAAAAACTGTTGACATGATTCAATTGTTAAGCGCAGGGCTGCCCACCATACTTTTACAGGTCTTAAATTATGACCTACTCTAATACCATGTGAAATTTTAACCGAAGAGTGTTAAAAACTGCTGACACGGTTCGATTGTTGAGCTCAGAATTACCCCCGCTAAAATGTGGAACTCTGGTGGAACTCAACAGAGACCAGTGGCCACCCTAGGGATAGGGCGGGGGAAGAGGAGATAGAAGGGTCCAAAACTAAAGGCAAACTTAttggcaaaattttaaaaaaaaaaaatagaatacaaAATTGTACACTATCTACCATAATAATCaataattttgctaaacaatcacTCTGATAAATAATAATCCCTAATAAATATCAAATTTCTTGATTTTACAAGAAAAAAAAGGCCCTGTGGCCATGAGGGAAGAAGAGCGtttttacaactttatcagacCATAAACATCATAAACCTTTAAAAAGATGTTTCAGCAAGAGTTGCCAGCTCCcatatctttattgttccatcaTCACTTGCGGAAGCAAGAAGCCGGTTCTCCTGTCAGGTTTTAACAAAAATATACAGGAAAATGTTAGGGAAGTGCCACTTTCAGCACTAAACATG
It encodes:
- the LOC131178486 gene encoding uncharacterized protein LOC131178486, which codes for MKSCLPLEPSKTHHQLIHNNHIETQSFLSYDHHHHYQESDGKKITDLKCIPSKTPTLPVLRQAGDDAMKVVREEQLLQDDCGRERLKRHRIEAAGRVWIPDIWGHEELLKDWIDCSVFEASLMPNRIMSARAALVEQGRRRASCTPGRLRIENRC